In the Engystomops pustulosus chromosome 2, aEngPut4.maternal, whole genome shotgun sequence genome, one interval contains:
- the ATG101 gene encoding autophagy-related protein 101 isoform X1 yields MEEVPHKVTMNCRSEVLEVSVEGRQVEEAMLAVLHTILLHRSTGKFHYKKEGTYSIGTVGTQDIDCDFIEFTYVRVSSEELDRALRKAVNEFKDALRNSGSDGIGQVSLEFYQKKKSRWPFSDECIPWEVWTIKVNIVSLATEQERQICREKVGEKLGEKIINIVEVMNRHEYLPKMPTQSEVDNVFDTSLKDVQPYLYKISYQITDSLGTSVTTTMRRLIKDTLAL; encoded by the exons ATG GAAGAAGTGCCACATAAAGTGACAATGAACTGCCGCTCAGAAGTGTTAGAGGTCTCTGTGGAAGGCCGGCAGGTAGAGGAGGCGATGCTGGCCGTCCTGCACACTATACTTCTTCATAGGAGCACAGGCAAGTTCCACTACAAAAAGGAAGGGACCTATTCCATTGGCACAGTGGGGACACAAGACATTGATTGTGACTTCATAGAATTTACCTATGTCAGGGTTTCTTCAGAAGAACTGGACAGAGCCCTGCGCAAAGCAGTAAATGAGTTCAAG gatGCCTTGAGGAATTCTGGAAGCGATGGTATCGGACAGGTGTCCCTGGAATTCTATCAGAAGAAGAAGTCCCGTTGGCCATTCTCAGACGAGTGCATCCCATGGGAGGTTTGGACCATCAAAGTAAACATTGTGTCACTGGCTACTGAACAGGAGCGGCAAATCTGCAGGGAGAAAGTCGGAGAGAAACTTGGGGAGAAGATAATTAACATTGTAGAGGTGATGAACAGACACGAATATCTGCCAAAAATGCCAACACAGTCAGAGGTGGACAATGTGTTTGATACAAGTCTGAAGGATGTGCAGCCCTATCTGTACAAAATCTCTTATCAGATTACTGACTCTCTGGGCACATCTGTCACCACTACAATGCGGAGACTTATCAAAGACACGTTGGCTCTGTAG
- the ATG101 gene encoding autophagy-related protein 101 isoform X2, translated as MNCRSEVLEVSVEGRQVEEAMLAVLHTILLHRSTGKFHYKKEGTYSIGTVGTQDIDCDFIEFTYVRVSSEELDRALRKAVNEFKDALRNSGSDGIGQVSLEFYQKKKSRWPFSDECIPWEVWTIKVNIVSLATEQERQICREKVGEKLGEKIINIVEVMNRHEYLPKMPTQSEVDNVFDTSLKDVQPYLYKISYQITDSLGTSVTTTMRRLIKDTLAL; from the exons ATGAACTGCCGCTCAGAAGTGTTAGAGGTCTCTGTGGAAGGCCGGCAGGTAGAGGAGGCGATGCTGGCCGTCCTGCACACTATACTTCTTCATAGGAGCACAGGCAAGTTCCACTACAAAAAGGAAGGGACCTATTCCATTGGCACAGTGGGGACACAAGACATTGATTGTGACTTCATAGAATTTACCTATGTCAGGGTTTCTTCAGAAGAACTGGACAGAGCCCTGCGCAAAGCAGTAAATGAGTTCAAG gatGCCTTGAGGAATTCTGGAAGCGATGGTATCGGACAGGTGTCCCTGGAATTCTATCAGAAGAAGAAGTCCCGTTGGCCATTCTCAGACGAGTGCATCCCATGGGAGGTTTGGACCATCAAAGTAAACATTGTGTCACTGGCTACTGAACAGGAGCGGCAAATCTGCAGGGAGAAAGTCGGAGAGAAACTTGGGGAGAAGATAATTAACATTGTAGAGGTGATGAACAGACACGAATATCTGCCAAAAATGCCAACACAGTCAGAGGTGGACAATGTGTTTGATACAAGTCTGAAGGATGTGCAGCCCTATCTGTACAAAATCTCTTATCAGATTACTGACTCTCTGGGCACATCTGTCACCACTACAATGCGGAGACTTATCAAAGACACGTTGGCTCTGTAG